TTCAATCACCTGCATTTCACCCTGTTCTACCACCAGCTGATCCTGAAAATAATCTGAGATTGCGACAAAGGCTTTACGGATATCGGTTTTGCCTCGGGCAATCATGCCCGGTTTAATCACCAGCGCAGCATCTTCGGCATAATGCGCCATCAGTGCGTCAAAATCTCTGACTGATATGGCCTTGTCACAGGCTTCGATAACCTGGCGGATCGGGTGGGTACTCATGCGTTAATCTCCTTTTGCTGAATTCCAGAATAATGAGATCCCCGCCAGAAATAACAGGATGTCGATCAGGCGGTTAAAGTATGTCTCTGACATCTTAATAACAAATTTTTTGCCAATAAGCATCCCTGCCGCCAGCGTACTACCCACCAGCAAGCCGCTAAACAATACCGGCCACGGCATCGCACCAATCGCGCTGAACGTTGAGGCTTTGGCGAAATAAATCGCGAACGATGCAGCGGCTTCGGTGGAAAGCAACGCGCCTTTCACCAGCCCGAAGCCGGCGAAAACCGGGATGGTCAGCGGGCCGGTTGAAAATACCACACCGGTCAGAAACCCTGTCAGCGCGCCCGCCAGTGCCAGTTGCATACTGCTGAGGGTAAAAGCCCTGCAACGGGCATAATGTCGTAAAGGGATGAGCAGAAAGAAGAACGTACCGATACATATATTCGACAGTCTGGCAGGCATCTCCCATAAGGTATTGGCACCGAGAATCGCTGCGGGAATGCCAGGCACGGCATACAGCAAGAACGCCCGAATGTTGATGTCTTTGCGCCAGAGGATCACGCGGGAGATGTTGCCGACAATGGCCGAAATCGCCATCACCGGAATGGCGGTTTTCGGGCCGAAAGTATACGTCAGCGCCGGCAATAACATGATGGAACTCCCGGTGCCGACAATGCCGCTGATAACTCCGGCCAGTATGCCCGTCAGGCCAATCACCACATACATCACGTTACCTATCCTTTTCTGAAAGAGAATGCGGGCGATGATAGCGTTTAGAAAATGGCGTAACCCGTGATAAAAAGTCACATAATCGTGATTAAAAAGGAACAACCATGCATGCCCTTCCCCCGATAACGGCCCTCCGCGCCTTTCTTGTCGCCTGTCATGCGGGCAGTTTTACCGCCGCAGCGCAGGAGTTATGCATCACGCACGGCGCGGTCAGCCGCCATATTCAGGTGGTGGAGAAATGGTTTGGAGTGAATTTATTCAGTAAGGAAGGCCAGCGGCGGGTACCGACACCTTATGCGCTGAAGCTGGCGCGCGAGCTGGGCAGCGCGTTTGATACGCTGTCGGATATCGCCCTGCGTTACGGTAATGGCGGGCGTAATAATGTATTCAACGTCAGCGTGCCCACCACCATGAGCCTGAAATGGCTGCTGCCCCGCCTTGATGATTTTTATACGCAATTTCCTGAGGCTAATCTGCAAATCTCTACGGCCAATACCGAGCAGTTACACATTGTGGGGCATTACGATTTGCTGATCCGTCGTGAAACCGGTGCCACGGAATATTCCGCGATCCCTTTTCTGGCCGATACCCATTGCCTGATGGCTTCGCCGGCGCTGCTCGGACGTTTTCAACTGAAGACACCGGAGGACGTGCTGAAATGTCCGCGCATTGAAACCCTTACCCGGCCAGGGCATTGGAATATGTGGCTGGCGGCGGCAGGGCTGGAGAAAACGCCGGTCAGCGGTTTGCGCCGTTATGACCATTTTCACGTTTCATTGCATGCCATGCTGGAAGGGATCGGCGTCGGGCTGGGGCCGGTCAGAACGCTGTCGGCAGAAATCCGTCGCGGGAATCTGGTGCTGTTGTTTCCGCAGATTACTGTCGCGCCCTGCCATTACCATGCCCTGACGCCAGCAGGCGTGCAGAAAACCCTGCTCCACCAGGCGTTTGAACGCTGGCTGGTGGCACAGGGAGAATGCGGTGATCAGTCGTAATTCTCACCGTATAAGCCAATAAGTCGCCGCACGACGCCATTGGTCCAGCCGAAGCCATCCTGCAGCGGATATTCCCCGCCGCCCCCTTCGCGCGGGGTGCCACCGGATATGTGGTATTTTTCGATCAGTTTATGGTGTTGCTGATAATACTGATTCACCGTTTTCAGCCAGTTACGGGCAATTTCATCGCCCAGCACATCATTGCCGTATTGCTTAAAGCCCTGAATCGCCATCCATTGCAGCGGTGCCCAGCCGTTAGGTTTATCCCACTGTTCACCGGTTTCATATTCCGTCGCCATGATGCCGCCCGGCGTAAGCAAGCGTGCGCGCACGACCTCCGACAGGCGTTCAGCCTGATAATGGCTGGCCAGCCCGACATACAGCGGCACCACGCTGGCGGCGGAAAACAGTGCCATTTGCTGACGGTGCCAGTCGTAATCGCGGAAACAGCCTTCGTTGTCATCCCACAGATAACGGTTGATGGCCTCGCGGCGCGTTTCGGCTTTGCGGCGGAATAACGTTTCGGTGATTTTATCTCCCTTAAGCCCGGAAATATTGGCGATGGCACTTTCCAGCTTGTGGAGAAACGCGTTCAGATCCACCGGAATAAATTGCGTGGTACGGATACTGGCGAGACGATGACCGTCACGCAACCAGCGCGACGAATAATCCCAGCCGGATTCCGCCCCCGCGCGTAAATCACGATAAACCTCGTTGGCTGGCCGCCCGGACTGCCTGGCGGTTTCCACATCTTCGCGCCACGACTCATCGCGCGGCGTGTCCCTGTCATCCCAGTAACGGTTAAGCAGCGTGCCGTCCGGCAGGCAAACCGCATGACGGTAAGCCTGATTCGGCGCGAGAGACTCTGCCCCATCCATCCAGAACTCATATTCCATTTTCAGATGGTCGAGATAGCGCCTCGCCCCGCGTACACCGTCTTCTTCAAACAGTTCGACCATCAGCGCAAATACCGGGGGTTGCGACCGGCTCAGGTAATACGTGCGGTTGCCGTTCGGAATATGACCGTACATCTCGATGATCCAGGCGAAATTATCTGCCATGGTGCGCAACAGATCATTACGGCCACTTTCCGCCAGCCCTAACATCGAAAAGTAAGAATCCCAGTAATAGGTCTCGCTGAAACGCCCGCCCGGCACCACATAGGCCTGGGGCAAAGGCATCAGTGATGACCATGGCACATGGTCTTCCGGCTGGCGCGTCAGCACCGGCCACAGTTTATCGATGTGTTCTTTCAGCGAATCGCCGGGGTCGGACACGTATTCGTCATCGCGGTGTTCAGGCAGCCAGAAATGCGCGTCCACAAACCGTTTCAGGTCAAAGCCCGGATGTTTTTTTATCCGGCGATAACGCAACAGAATGTCCAGCGGATCCATCTTCGGCGGGCAGTCGGGGAAGGTTTTGCTGTCCTCGAAAAGCCCTGAAGATTGCACACTGGTAAACAATTCCAGATAACGGTCAGCGGGCGTTAAGGCATCCGAAGGCGGCAAACCTTCGATCATCTCTGGTTCCGGTTCCGCATCCATCATCCGGTCAAGGATCAGTTCAATCGGCTCGAGCTCGGTCAGACGAGTCTCTTCGCTATCAGCGTTTTCGCTGTCAAACATTGCGTTTTGGTTCGTCTGGTATTTTGCATTTTGCATATGCTGCAAGCCTCTTGCTTATAAAAATTTACACGACGGCGCGGTGTTTTTCACCGTGTGGCGAAACGGCGTATAAATCGCGCAAATAGGTTTCGCCCCAGTTCGCAATGTCATTTTTGCGCAACACCGCCATCATGTCATTATAACGCTCAAGCCGCTCTTCCAGCGGCATGGTCAGTGCTTTATCCAGCGCCGCCGCCACGTCATCACGGTCATAAGGGTTGACGATCAGCGCCGACGTAAGTTCATTCGCCGCACCGGCAAATTGTGACAAAACAAGAACGCCGGGATCTTGCGGATCCTGCGCGGCAACATACTCTTTCGCCACCAGATTCATGCCATCACGCAGTGGCGTGACCAGCCCGACATCCGTCAGACGGAATAATTTCATCAGCAGGCTGCGCTGGAAATGCTGGTTGAGGTAAAACAGCGGCGTCTGGTTGATGCCACCGTATTTACCGTTGATGCGGCCCACTTCGGTTTCCAACTGATGACGGAGTTCCTGATAGGCCTGCACGTCGCCGCGTGATGTCGGGGCGATTTGCGAATAACGCACTTTACCGCGATGCTGCGGGAATTTTTCCAGTAATGCCTCAAACGCCAGAAAACGTTCCGGCAGTCCTTTGGTGTAATCGAGACGTTCGCAGGAAATGATGTTCTTCGATTCACGAATTTCCCGTTCCATCGCCGCCATTTTCGGTGGCAGCGGGCCTTCGGCCATTTCCCGGATGCTTTCCGGCGCAATGCTGATCGGGTATACGCCGGTGGCAAAGGTTTTGCCAAACGCCTGATGCTGATGCGCGTCGCAATCTTTAATATCGGTCAGCGCCTTAAGATTATCCAGAAACGCCAGGCGGTCACCTTCGGTCTGGAAGCCCAGCAAATCATACTCACACATCATCTCGAGTAATTCATCGTGGGTCGGCACCGCATTGAAGATTTCCGGGGTCGGGAACGGAATATGCAGGAAGAAACCAATGCGGTTTTTGACGCCGAGTTTGCGCAGCGCAGCGGCAAACGGCAGTAAATGATAATCGTGGATCCACAAGATATCGTCTGCTTTGATGAGCGGCTGCAATCTTTTCGCCAGCATATCATTGACCCGGCAGTAGCCGTCCCAGGCTTCGCGCTGGAAATCCACCAGATCGATACGATAATGAAGGGCTGGCCAAAGTACGGCATTGGAAAACTGACAGTAATACAGATCGTAATCATTTTGATTGAGCGGAACCGAAGCGTAAGTAATGCCATCATCTTCAGTCAGATTCAGGTCATCCTCTTCTTCGCCCGATATTTCACTTATCTCACCATTCCAGCCAAACCAGAGGCCTGAAGTATTTTTCAGCGCATCCAGAATGCCCACGGCCAGTCCGCCAGCGGATTTGGAACCGTCAGGAATGGCAATTCGGTTAGAAACAACAACCAGGCGACTCATAATTCGGACTCCTTCTTAAATGTTAATGTGTGACGTTGTAACGCCTCAATCCAACGGTAAACGTCGCGAACGGTTTTGACGCGATACTGCGCGAGACTTGAACCTTCGCCGACTTTCACCGAGATCCCCTGCATGGCGTTAACCACTTCAAACCCCTTTTCATCGGTCAGGTCATCCCCGACGAATACCGGAATGCGTCCGGAAAATGGCGTCTGTTGCATAAATGTATAAATCGCTGCGCCTTTGTCTTTTCCACGGGGTTTGATCTCAAGAACGCATTTACCGGGCTGAAGTACCAGCTCAGGGAATTTTGCTACCACGGATTCCGCCAGCGCTAATACCTGCTGCTGATGCAGCATCGCCTGACGATAATGCAGGGCAAAAGCCATGCCTTTGGTTTCGAGCAAAGTTCCTGGCAACGCGGCCATGCCTGCTTCAAGGGTCTGTTGCACTTCTTGTGCCACATTAGCGGGTAAGGTTACGCGGTGCAGGGTGCCGCTGCCGTCGCGCATTTCTGCCCCGTGTACGCCTGCCGCAGGGAGTTCCAGCGGACTGACCAGCTGATCGAGCTGTTCCACCGGACGTCCCGAAACCAGCGCCAGCGCACCGGAAGAGGCCGCAAACAGCGTTTGCAGGTGATCACGAACTTCAGCGGGGATCGTGACGGCATCGGGTTCAGATCGGATTTCAGCAAGTGTGCCATCGACATCGAAAAAGAAGGCGTATTGGCGACTATCCAATACAGGGAGAAGCGGTGTCTCAGTCGTATTTTCCTGAATTTCTGCGGTCAAAATGACTCTCCTTTTAATCAGTTACAACTCAACGCATCATTGCGTTGAAAACCTCTTGAATGAATTATCAATAGGTAAATATAACCCTGAATGAGAGCCTTGCAGCGATTATCAGAATAATCCAGACCCTGGCAGGTGGTCATTCCCGCAGGAAAATAGCCGGACAGCATTCGCTGACCGGCTGACAGACGTCACACCGTAATGTGATAACATCAGAAATTATATTGGATCCCTAAACGTAAACGGGTTTGCCTTTCGTCGGTGGTTTTCCTGACAGAAACATCACCAATCTCGGCATAAGGTGTCCATTGTTTATTAATATTATACGCGACCTTTAAATTCTGCTCATAATCCCATTTGTCGTTGTCATACAGGATCTGATCGCTGTGTTTATAAATGTAGTTATATTCAAACCGCCAGTCAGCCATTTTATAACCCAGCCATATTTCGCCGCGATTGGTTTTACGGTCTTCGGTATTTTCTTTGGTATAACGGGTATATTCATAACGATAACGGGCGTTGAAATAAATGCCGCTGTCAAAAGTATATCCCGCCGTTAAAAAGGGTTTATAGATACTGCTGTCAGAACTGGACTCCAGCGTGAATCCCGGCTGGACGAACACTTCTGGCGTCACTTTAACCTGATAGCTGATGGTGCTTTCTGTACCATTATCTACCAGATTATTAAAGGGTTTATTCTCATTATCACCACCGGATTTCCATTTGGCCTCCAGCGAGAAACCGAACCCGTTGGCAAAGCGGTGCGAGACCAGCGCCCTGTCTTTATGTTGCTTACTGTCATCGAGCCATTCGTGGCGAAGGTCAATTGTGACGGCCTGACTGCTGGCGCTGGCCAGCAGTAAACCGCAGATCATCAGTCTGCTATTTTTCATTTTTATCAATCCCAGAGATATTGAGTAGTATAATTTTAAGTTAAAGGCTTACTGTTAATGACGCTGCTTTATTTGTTTTTCAAAAAGTCAGCGTAATTAAATCCACCGTCAGAAAGACGGGTTATCGGATCCGGTAATCGCAGAGAAATATAATCTCCCGGTTTAATTTCCTGATGCCTGTTATTCACCGTTTTGTGGTCAGTGTAAAAATAATTACTGTTATCCACATTGCCGGTGACGGCATCGTCATACTTCCCTGCCGTGGTGCGCAGCGAAATGTTGTCCCTGAACGTGCCCTGCTTGTCGGCCGTGGTGTAAGGCGATGGGCGGAACAGGAAGTTGAAGCGTTTGTTATCGACAGCGCGGTTGTCTTCGATAACCAGCGCGCCCGGGTTGAAGTTGTCGGTAAAGCCGTCCATGCCGTTGCCGACCGCGACGTTGTGGCGCACCACATGGCCGACCGGTAATCCTTCGCCGCCCAGTTTGAAACCGTTGCTGCCATTGTTTACCGACAGGCTGTTCTCAAGGGTGACACTGCCGTTCGGGCCGTCTTCGATTTTGTTGAACAGGTCAAAACCGTCGTCAATGTTGTCGTGGGAATAACAGTTCACCAGCCGGTTACCCTCACCCACGCGCATTTTGACGGCAAATCCGTCGGCGTTTTTGCGCCCCGGATCCTGATTCCCCCAGGATTCAGAATTGCTGATGAGATTGTGGCTGGCCCATAATGCCCGCCCGATGCCGTCCGGCGACGCCACCCAGATCCCGGTATCGTCGGCGTGATGCGCCTTAACGCGGTCGATATGGTTATAGCTTCCTGCAACATGAAAACTTTTTTGTGTGACGGTAATCCCCTGAATATTCCAGTAGCTGGCATTGAGTGTCAGGCCGTTAAACACCACGTTGTCGCCCTGCGCACGCAGTGTTTTCCGGTTCTTGCCGGTACCGCTGGCGGTTGCCGGGATCAGGCTTGCCGGGTAATCGCCCTCTGCCAGCCACAGCGTACCGCCCGGCGCTAAAAGATTAACCGCACTGTCAAAATCCAGCGGGTGTTCAGCCGAGCCGTCATTACCTGCCGCGCCAGCCGGAGAAACATACAAGTGGTCAGGATTGCTGACCAGTGCCATATTCACCTGGAATTCCTGCATTACCGGTTTACCGTCCGCCGGTGTGTAGGTTATTTTCAGCGCCGTCACCGGTTGTTCCGCATGAAACGGAACCGCGACCACTTCACCGCCGCGTACCGTTATTTGCGACAACAGCGGTTTGCCATTCTGATCAATCTGCACCTTTCCGTCGCCGTTAGTCCGTAACTGGAACACGCTGTCGCGGCGGGCAATGACCGGCGATGACATCACCTCAATGCGCGCATTAAGTGACGGTGTCACATAAGGTGCGGAGGGCTGAACATGCGCTTCGCTGAGTGTCAGCCTGGCGTGTTCAACCGTCATTTTGGCATTGCGCGAGGCGAAGAAACCGACGTAATACCCGGTTTTGTCCAGTTGGGTCACGCTGTCCGCATGCTGCACGGATTTGCTTACCCACTGATCGCTGCCCTGTGGCGCATAGGCGACGGTAAAACCCGTGTCCGTGCGGGTCAGTCGCAGCGAAAAACGCGCCGGCGTACTCAGCGGATGATAGCTTTCACGCACTATGCCGATGCCGGTATTTCCCCAGGGTTGCTGTACGCCCTGCCGGGCAATCAGCGCCAGTACCGGCGGTTTATCACCGATGGCCATGATGCTGTTCATTACCATATTTGATGCGGCCGGTAACTCCTCAATGCCCGGTTTAGTCACCGGCTCACGCGGATTGCCCAGAATATCGCGTACCAGTAATCCGGCCCCTTCCTGCCCGGCCGGTTTCGCGCCATTTTCTGGCCCGAACTGATTGAGCGTGATCTCTGCTTCAAGCTGGAAATTCACGTCTGCCGGTAAGCGGGTATAAAAAAAGGTTAAGCCGTCGTGGCTGTTACCGATTTTGCCGCCACGGCTTTCAAGTGTGAACGGGGTACTGAGCACGGTGCCTGTCGCCGGAACAGCTTTGCCCCCTGCCAGCAAGGTTTCGTTCATGCCGATTTTCTCAGGCAGAACGTTGGTGGCGAAATTGACGTCGGTTGACTGGCCAAAAGTCATGCTGTGCCAGACCAGTTTGCCGCTATCAGGCAAGGTAACCGCCAGGCATTGTGCGCTTATCCCGAGGGTGAGCGCGGTAATCACAAATTTTGATGCCCACATAATCGTTCTTATCCTAAAAACGTGAGGGGTCGCTGGCCGGTGCCCCGGCCAGTCGGAAAATGGAAAATACACAGAGAAATCAGGTGTCAGGGTTGCTGCGTGGTGCTCACCATCGGTTTCGGCTCGGTAACCACAACCGCAGGGGTATCGAAAATTTTGCGACAAACGACACTGTTGCCCCAGCATTGTTCATACGGGTAACCAATCAGTTCTTCCATCACCGCACGCACTTCCGGTTGTACCTCGCTTATCTGGCCGCCCGCTTTGATACGTGCCACTTCGCCCAGCACCACAAGGTGGGTTTTGCGGTTCAGTTTCATCTGATTACTGAATACGATAGCCATCAGCGCCAGTGCAATAACACCGATGCAGAACACCAGCGCAATCGCCATCACCGCACTTTCAGGCTGGGTGTGAGATTTGGACTGGAAGCCGTAGAAGCTCAGAATGGCACCCATCACGAAAACAATCACCGAGCGCATCAGTTTGCCGGAGAAGGTCATCGCACCGGCGTAAATCCCCTCGCGGCGACGACCGGTAAAGGCTTCATCGATATCCGCCAGGAAGGTGTAAACCGTCCACGGGATGTAATACACACCGCCGGTACCGATACCGAAGATAACTGTGATAGTCAGCATGGCCGCAGTGGCGTATTGCTGCGGCAGATGCAGGACGTGCAGCAGGCTGTAGCAAATGACCGAGAAAATCACGATGCCCAGCGCCAGAATGTACGGCTTGCTGAACCCGTGTTTGACGCAGATACCGATAAAGATCGCCGTAGAGAACAGTTGCAGCAGTGAGTTCAGACTGCTCAGACCGGCAACCATCGTCGGGTCATATTGCAGCACGAAAATGATGAAATAGGTGAAGACGGAAGCAAACAGCCATTCTGCTCCGAACCCACACAGATACATGCCCAGATGCTTACGGAACACGCGCAGGTGGAATGTCGATTTCATGTCGCGCACCAGCGTCAGCATGGTTTTGCCAAGCGTCATTTTCTTCTCATCGACCGGCGTGGTCTCTTCTACCGGGCGTTCCCAGGAAGAGAGATACAGCATGCCGATGGCGATAAACAGGATCACGCCATAGGTCAGTGCGGTGAAGAAGAACGGCTGCGCGGAGTCTTTGCCGTAGATCAGAATGAACTGGCCGGGAATGAACGCGGCGAGGAAGTTAGCCACTTTACCGAAAATCGCCTTATAGCCGGTCAGTTTTGAACGGGCGGAGAAATCGGTGGTCATTTCCGTTGCAAGCGTTTCATACGGCACCATGACCGAGGTATAAATCAGCTCGAACATGACGTAAGTAGACAGGTAATACCAGAATCCGAAGCCTTCAACCCACAGCAGCGGGTAGAACATCATCAGCGGCACGCCCAGCAAAATGAAGAAGCGGCGGCGACCAAAACGTTTACCGAGTCGCGTTTTACCAAAGTTATCCGAGAGATAGCCCATCAGCGGGTTACTGATGGCGTCGATGATGCTGGCGACGGAGAAGATCGCCGACGCCTGTAACAGCGTCAGGCCGCAAAAGGTCGTATAGAAGTACAGCAGCCAGATCCCGGCGATCGCCAGTGCGCCGCTGCCCAACAGATTTCCGCCGCCATATGCTAGCTGATGTTTAAATAAAATAGGTTTTTCTGCGTTCATACATTATCCGCCCAGAGAGATTTTTTATAAAATGAACCGATGTTTCGTTTTTATAGAGATGACGTTTTATATAGGTGGGATGAATGAATAGATGTGAATAACATCACATTTAAAACAGCAGGGGACGGCTGGCGATAAGATTTTGCGATACGTGTAACATTCCTCGCCATCAAAAACACACAATTGGCGAGATGCTTCGAAGCATATTAGTTTTAAATTGAATGATTATCTGACTATTACTTTACGAAACCGGCACTTAACCGTTGCTGAAATTCGGCTTACGCAACAGAATTTTCGTTGAGGGTCAGGCATAAGCGTCGGGGAGTACTGAACAAAAGGCCGTTCCCTGGCCCTTGATGCAGCGGGTGATTTACGGGTCGGTCTGAGGTCAGGCGTTCAGTAAAGACGCTGTGCTCTCATGCAATTCATCAAGCAAGGTATAACGCTTGCGGTATTCAGAACGTTTCTTGCTGGCAATCTCTTCCATCGGTTTGCGCGGCAGTTCCAGTGGAACGTGATATAAGGCTGAAGATGCGGGCGTGGCACTGATGGAATCCCAGAATTCGTTATAACTGGCGACAAACACGTTCTTCTTGCGGTGACGGTAACGCAGGCTGCGGAATACGTGACCGGTATCGCTGAC
This genomic interval from Rahnella aquatilis CIP 78.65 = ATCC 33071 contains the following:
- the otsA gene encoding alpha,alpha-trehalose-phosphate synthase produces the protein MSRLVVVSNRIAIPDGSKSAGGLAVGILDALKNTSGLWFGWNGEISEISGEEEDDLNLTEDDGITYASVPLNQNDYDLYYCQFSNAVLWPALHYRIDLVDFQREAWDGYCRVNDMLAKRLQPLIKADDILWIHDYHLLPFAAALRKLGVKNRIGFFLHIPFPTPEIFNAVPTHDELLEMMCEYDLLGFQTEGDRLAFLDNLKALTDIKDCDAHQHQAFGKTFATGVYPISIAPESIREMAEGPLPPKMAAMEREIRESKNIISCERLDYTKGLPERFLAFEALLEKFPQHRGKVRYSQIAPTSRGDVQAYQELRHQLETEVGRINGKYGGINQTPLFYLNQHFQRSLLMKLFRLTDVGLVTPLRDGMNLVAKEYVAAQDPQDPGVLVLSQFAGAANELTSALIVNPYDRDDVAAALDKALTMPLEERLERYNDMMAVLRKNDIANWGETYLRDLYAVSPHGEKHRAVV
- a CDS encoding YybH family protein, encoding MSTHPIRQVIEACDKAISVRDFDALMAHYAEDAALVIKPGMIARGKTDIRKAFVAISDYFQDQLVVEQGEMQVIEGADDALVIMETVLHFPDGQGGKVTTTRRATYVFRHEPDGRWLCTIDNSYGTSLLDKE
- a CDS encoding right-handed parallel beta-helix repeat-containing protein, which codes for MWASKFVITALTLGISAQCLAVTLPDSGKLVWHSMTFGQSTDVNFATNVLPEKIGMNETLLAGGKAVPATGTVLSTPFTLESRGGKIGNSHDGLTFFYTRLPADVNFQLEAEITLNQFGPENGAKPAGQEGAGLLVRDILGNPREPVTKPGIEELPAASNMVMNSIMAIGDKPPVLALIARQGVQQPWGNTGIGIVRESYHPLSTPARFSLRLTRTDTGFTVAYAPQGSDQWVSKSVQHADSVTQLDKTGYYVGFFASRNAKMTVEHARLTLSEAHVQPSAPYVTPSLNARIEVMSSPVIARRDSVFQLRTNGDGKVQIDQNGKPLLSQITVRGGEVVAVPFHAEQPVTALKITYTPADGKPVMQEFQVNMALVSNPDHLYVSPAGAAGNDGSAEHPLDFDSAVNLLAPGGTLWLAEGDYPASLIPATASGTGKNRKTLRAQGDNVVFNGLTLNASYWNIQGITVTQKSFHVAGSYNHIDRVKAHHADDTGIWVASPDGIGRALWASHNLISNSESWGNQDPGRKNADGFAVKMRVGEGNRLVNCYSHDNIDDGFDLFNKIEDGPNGSVTLENSLSVNNGSNGFKLGGEGLPVGHVVRHNVAVGNGMDGFTDNFNPGALVIEDNRAVDNKRFNFLFRPSPYTTADKQGTFRDNISLRTTAGKYDDAVTGNVDNSNYFYTDHKTVNNRHQEIKPGDYISLRLPDPITRLSDGGFNYADFLKNK
- a CDS encoding LysR substrate-binding domain-containing protein, translated to MHALPPITALRAFLVACHAGSFTAAAQELCITHGAVSRHIQVVEKWFGVNLFSKEGQRRVPTPYALKLARELGSAFDTLSDIALRYGNGGRNNVFNVSVPTTMSLKWLLPRLDDFYTQFPEANLQISTANTEQLHIVGHYDLLIRRETGATEYSAIPFLADTHCLMASPALLGRFQLKTPEDVLKCPRIETLTRPGHWNMWLAAAGLEKTPVSGLRRYDHFHVSLHAMLEGIGVGLGPVRTLSAEIRRGNLVLLFPQITVAPCHYHALTPAGVQKTLLHQAFERWLVAQGECGDQS
- the otsB gene encoding trehalose-phosphatase, which gives rise to MTAEIQENTTETPLLPVLDSRQYAFFFDVDGTLAEIRSEPDAVTIPAEVRDHLQTLFAASSGALALVSGRPVEQLDQLVSPLELPAAGVHGAEMRDGSGTLHRVTLPANVAQEVQQTLEAGMAALPGTLLETKGMAFALHYRQAMLHQQQVLALAESVVAKFPELVLQPGKCVLEIKPRGKDKGAAIYTFMQQTPFSGRIPVFVGDDLTDEKGFEVVNAMQGISVKVGEGSSLAQYRVKTVRDVYRWIEALQRHTLTFKKESEL
- a CDS encoding MFS transporter; its protein translation is MNAEKPILFKHQLAYGGGNLLGSGALAIAGIWLLYFYTTFCGLTLLQASAIFSVASIIDAISNPLMGYLSDNFGKTRLGKRFGRRRFFILLGVPLMMFYPLLWVEGFGFWYYLSTYVMFELIYTSVMVPYETLATEMTTDFSARSKLTGYKAIFGKVANFLAAFIPGQFILIYGKDSAQPFFFTALTYGVILFIAIGMLYLSSWERPVEETTPVDEKKMTLGKTMLTLVRDMKSTFHLRVFRKHLGMYLCGFGAEWLFASVFTYFIIFVLQYDPTMVAGLSSLNSLLQLFSTAIFIGICVKHGFSKPYILALGIVIFSVICYSLLHVLHLPQQYATAAMLTITVIFGIGTGGVYYIPWTVYTFLADIDEAFTGRRREGIYAGAMTFSGKLMRSVIVFVMGAILSFYGFQSKSHTQPESAVMAIALVFCIGVIALALMAIVFSNQMKLNRKTHLVVLGEVARIKAGGQISEVQPEVRAVMEELIGYPYEQCWGNSVVCRKIFDTPAVVVTEPKPMVSTTQQP
- a CDS encoding sulfite exporter TauE/SafE family protein, producing MYVVIGLTGILAGVISGIVGTGSSIMLLPALTYTFGPKTAIPVMAISAIVGNISRVILWRKDINIRAFLLYAVPGIPAAILGANTLWEMPARLSNICIGTFFFLLIPLRHYARCRAFTLSSMQLALAGALTGFLTGVVFSTGPLTIPVFAGFGLVKGALLSTEAAASFAIYFAKASTFSAIGAMPWPVLFSGLLVGSTLAAGMLIGKKFVIKMSETYFNRLIDILLFLAGISLFWNSAKGD
- the treF gene encoding alpha,alpha-trehalase TreF, encoding MFDSENADSEETRLTELEPIELILDRMMDAEPEPEMIEGLPPSDALTPADRYLELFTSVQSSGLFEDSKTFPDCPPKMDPLDILLRYRRIKKHPGFDLKRFVDAHFWLPEHRDDEYVSDPGDSLKEHIDKLWPVLTRQPEDHVPWSSLMPLPQAYVVPGGRFSETYYWDSYFSMLGLAESGRNDLLRTMADNFAWIIEMYGHIPNGNRTYYLSRSQPPVFALMVELFEEDGVRGARRYLDHLKMEYEFWMDGAESLAPNQAYRHAVCLPDGTLLNRYWDDRDTPRDESWREDVETARQSGRPANEVYRDLRAGAESGWDYSSRWLRDGHRLASIRTTQFIPVDLNAFLHKLESAIANISGLKGDKITETLFRRKAETRREAINRYLWDDNEGCFRDYDWHRQQMALFSAASVVPLYVGLASHYQAERLSEVVRARLLTPGGIMATEYETGEQWDKPNGWAPLQWMAIQGFKQYGNDVLGDEIARNWLKTVNQYYQQHHKLIEKYHISGGTPREGGGGEYPLQDGFGWTNGVVRRLIGLYGENYD
- a CDS encoding oligogalacturonate-specific porin KdgM family protein, which gives rise to MKNSRLMICGLLLASASSQAVTIDLRHEWLDDSKQHKDRALVSHRFANGFGFSLEAKWKSGGDNENKPFNNLVDNGTESTISYQVKVTPEVFVQPGFTLESSSDSSIYKPFLTAGYTFDSGIYFNARYRYEYTRYTKENTEDRKTNRGEIWLGYKMADWRFEYNYIYKHSDQILYDNDKWDYEQNLKVAYNINKQWTPYAEIGDVSVRKTTDERQTRLRLGIQYNF